The genome window TCTCTTTGAATGTACATGATGATGAGCTCCCTAAACCTATTGCTTTGACCTTATATCGAGCTCTGCAGGAAGGGTTGAGTAATATTAGTCGACATGCCAATGCAGAAAATGTGTTTATTTACTTACACCAGTTTCGTGAACCTGAGCATATGTGTATTCAGCTTAGACTGGAAGATGACGGGCTAGGTATGGATACAAACATAGAGAACCAATCCGGACTTGGGCTTGTAAGTATTCGAGAACGTTGCGAAGCATTAAGTGGCGAGTTTTATATATCAACACGTCAACCACAGGGAACCACGTTAACTATTACGCTTCCTTATGACCCCATTGTTTGAGTAATTATTATGTCTAAAACTACTATCTTACTAATTGATGACCATGCCATTTTGCGTGATGGTTACCAGCATTTATTAAATTCATCAGGATTTCATGTGATTGATCAGGCCAGTAACTCTGAAGAGGGCTACCGTCTTTATGTGACACATAAGCCTGATGTCTGCATTATCGATATCAGTATGCCTGGCGCCGGTGGCCTCGAATGTATCAGGCGTATTATCGCACGAGACCCACAAGCTAAAATTCTTGTCTGCACAATGCATGATGACTCAACTCTGGCTATGCGGGCAATGGATATGGGCGCACGAGGCTATATCACGAAATCCTGTCCTTCTTCTGTGTTAATTGAGGCAGTAAAAACCATTGCAAACCGTGGTCATTATCTCAGTACCGAGATTGCTCGCTCCATCGCCATGGAAAAGTTGATTCATGCTGATCAAAAAGTACACTCCTTATCGCACCAGGAATTTGCTGTATTTCGTATGGTCGCTGAGGGCAAAAGTATCAATGAAATGGCAGATAACCTGGCCTTGGCACCCAAAACCGTATCCAACTACAAAACAAATATGATGCGAAAACTAGGCACCAATAATTTAGCTGAGATTATTTTTCTGGCTCAAAAAACGGGGTTGATTACTACACCGCCTAATTAAAATTTGGCTAGTGAAAAAGTTCATAAACTTTCTTCACATCACTCCCTGAGAAAGCAACAAAATATTTATAAACCATTGTTAAATATAATTATTCATAAATAGCATCAAAGCCTCACCGCCGAATTAAGGATAACTTCCCTGACCCTTTTAGGTGTCGCTCTCTATCCCCTATCACAGCAAAGATAAGAAGATGAGCTTTGTGCTCAGCCGTGCTTTTTTTACAGCTGATACACAAAGTCAGCATTGACTGACTCTCAAAACAAATAGGAGGATATATGAGAGAAATGCATCATAGCCGGTGGTCAAAAATCGGTACTGCGCTTGCTGTCTCATCCGCACTCGGATTGATGTCAAGCATGTCAGTTGCAAATGATAAGTTAGTAGAACTGTCAAAAAGCAATGAAAACTGGGTAATGCAAGGGAAAGACTTCTCAGGCACCCACTACAGTACTGCCAAACAAATTAATAAAGATAACGTTAAAAAACTACGTCCATCATGGTCATTCTCAACAGGTGTACTCAACGGTCACGAAGGTGCGCCGCTTGTTGTAGATGGCACAATGTTCATTCATACACCATTCCCAAATAACACCTTTGCTATCGATCTGGATGAACCAGGTGTGATCAAATGGGAACACAAACCAAAACAAGATCCTGCAGCTCGTGCTGTGGCATGTTGTGACGTTGTAAACCGTGGTTTAGCTTACTGGCCAGGTGATGACAAAGCACCAGCCATGATCGTTAAGAGCTTACTGGATGGTCACGTTGTCGCGTTAAATGCTGAAACAGGTGAAGAATACTGGAAAGTAGAAAACGGTGACATCAGCGTAGGCCAAACAGAAACTGCAGCACCATTCGTTGCTAAAGACCTGGTTATCCAAGGTTCTTCTGGTGCGGAATTAGGTGTTCGTGGTTATGTCACTGCTTACGATATTCATACTGGTGAAATGGTATGGCGTTGGTATGCGACTGGTCCTGACGCAGATGTGGGTCTGGATAAAGACTTCAACAAACATAACCCTCATTATGGTCAAAAAGGTCTAGGTACATCTACCTGGGAAGATAACGCATGGAAAATCGGTGGTGGTACTAACTGGGGTTGGTACGCTTATGATCCAGATTTAGACATGTTCTATTATGGTTCAGGTAACCCTGCTCCATGGAACGAAACTATGCGTCCAGGTGATAACAAATGGACAATGACTATTTGGGGTCGTGATCTGGAAACGGGTTTAGCTAAATTCGGTTACCAAAAAACACCTCATGATGAGTGGGATTACGCCGGCGTTAACGTCATGATGCTCTCTGAGCAAAAAGACAAAAACGGCAAAATGCGTAAACTGCTGACTCACCCTGATCGTAACGGTATCGTCTACACACTGGATCGTGAAACGGGTGACTTAGTCTCTGCCAACAAAATGGATGACACGGCCAACTGGGTGAAAAAGTTGACCTAGAAACAGGTCTACCAATTCGTGACCCTGAATATGGCACACGCATGGGACACCGTTCACGTGATGTATGTCCTTCAGCGATGGGCTTCCATAATCAGGGTTTCGATTCTTATGATCCTAAACGCGAACTGTTCTACTTAGGTATTAACCACCTATGTATGGATTGGGAACCATTCATGCTTCCATACCGTGCAGGTCAGTTCTTCGTTGGTGCCAACGTATGGACATACCCTGGTCCTAAAGGTGATCGTCAAAACGGTATCGGTTCAGGCCAAGTTAAAGCCTACAACGCGATTACTGGTGACTTCGCTTGGGAAAAAATGGAGAAATTCTCTGTTTGGGGCGGCACAATGGCGACCGAAGGTGGACTGGTATTCTACGGAACACTGGATGGCTTTATCAAAGCGCGTGATGCTGACAACGGTAAGTTGTTGTGGAAATTTAAACTTCCATCAGGCGCAATTGGTCACCCAATGACATACACCCATGAAGGTACACAATACGTTGCTATCAACTATGGTGTAGGTGGTTGGCCTGCGGTTGGTCTTGTGTTTGACCTGAATGACCCATCAGCTGGTTTAGGTGCAGTAGGTGCCTTTAAAGAACTGGCGAAAAACACTCAAATGGGTGGTGGTGTCATGGTCTTCGCACTTGATGGTAAGAGCCCATATGACGATGTGAGCTTAGGTGAATACGGCATGTAAGCAAAGGCTTACTCGTCAAATAACTTAAGACTTATTTCGTTAGAAACCTGGCCAGCAACCAGTTGGTTGCTGGCCTCCATCAAAGAGACCAACATGATGAAACGAAGCGTGAAAAAAGCCAAATCAGGTCGTATGTTACCTTCATTTTTGGCACTCATATTAGGCAGTGGCTTAGCCTTTAATGCACAAGCCAATACCAGCACCCTTAAAGTGTGTGCGGCCAGTGATGAATTGCCCTACTCAAATAAGCAGCAGGAAGGCTTTGAGAATGAACTGGCAAAAATTCTAGCGGATACCATGGATCGGGAACTAGAGTTCGTCTGGTCCGATAGAGCAGCCATTTTTCTTGTGACAGAAAAGCTGCTTAAAAATCAATGTGATGTTGTCATGGGCGTAGACAAAGGTGATCCTCGTGTCGCGACCAGTGACCCATACTACAAGTCTGGCTATGCCTTTATTTATCCAGCAGACAAAGGTTTGGATATTGAAAACTGGCAAAGCCCAGCATTAAAAGATATGTCTAAATTTGCCATCGTTCCAGGCAGCCCTTCCGAAGTGATGCTGCGTGAAATTGATAAGTATGAAGGCAACTTTAACTACACCATGTCCCTAATCGGTTTTAAGTCACGCCGTAACCAGTATGTACGTTACGCACCCGATTTACTGATATCAGAAGTGGTGTCAGGTAAAGCCGATATTGCTCACATCTGGGCACCAGAAGCCGCCCGTTATGTGAAATCAGCCTCGGTTCCACTAAAGATGGTGGTATCTGAAGAAATTGCACCGACCCACGACGGAGAAGGTGTAAGACAACAGTTTGAACAAGCTATCGCCGTACGCAGTGACGATAAAGAACTGTTGAAAGAAATCAATACAGCCCTGCATAAAGCTGATCCTAAGATCAAAGCCGTATTGAAAGATGAAGGCATCCCACTCTTATAACTCTAATAAAAATACTTTTTGTTACTACAGGAAATTTTTTAAATCATGACTAACAAAACATTTTTGCCAAAGAAGATTCGAGGAATCGCTTTACTTACTGTCTCGGTACTCTCCGTGGCAATGATTCCTGTCGCTCAATCTCAATTGGTTTTCAGAAATACAGTCACAGGTGATGTCCTGGACTTATCTTTTGGCAAGAAAGGTGAAAAGACAGAAGCTGTTGAGCATTTTCTTAATACAGGTGAAAACCTCTACAACACAGATGAAGAAGCCATCAAGTCTGGTGAAAGCTTATTTATGACTGCATGTTCAGGCTGTCATGGACATCATGCTGAAGGCAAATTAGGTCCAGCATTAGGTGATGATTATTACACCTACCCTAAAAATGCTCATGATAAAGGCTTGTTTGAAACCATTTATGGCGGTGCCCGCAGCATGATGGGACCGCAATATAACAACCTCACTAAAGATGAAATCTTACACATCATGGCCTGGGTAAGAAGTGTTTACTGGGGTTCTGCAGATAAAGCTGAGTGGTTAACTGAAGAGCAGAAAGCTAACTTTGAACCAGCAGAAGTGCCAGAAGACTTCAAAGAAGCTATGGATAACTTTAATAAAACTCATCATTAATTAATGGGTGGCATGTTGTCATAGTGGCAGCATGCCAATTCATTATGTCGTCGCAAAAATAAGGAGAGAAATATGAAACTAAAAACAATCGCTGTGACTTGTTCAGCCCTGATGATGTTATCAGGCGCCAGTGCAGTTATGGCTTATGATGGTACTAAATGTAAAGCACCTGGCGATTGCTGGGAAGCTAAGCCTGGATTCCCAGATAAAATCAAAGGTTCTAAGTACGATCCTAAACACAGTGAAAAAGAACTGAACAAACAAGATGCTGCGTTAAAAGCTATGGAAAAACGCAATGCTGAACGTGTTGAACAGTTCAAAAAAACAGGTAAATGGGTTTATTAATCCGTTACTGAAGCAGACCGGCCTTATTCTTGGGCCGGTCTTTTCTTTTTCTTCCATGTGAAACCACTATGAACCAGCTATCAAATACATCAACGATAGCGATGTCAGATTGGCATGCGCTTATTCGTCAGATGGAAACCAGCATCAATAACACGATTCTCGGTCAGGAACACATTGTCAGATTAATGACCATTGCCACCCTGTCCAGAGGGCATATCCTGCTTGAAGGTGATGTCGGTGTCGGTAAAACGACCTTATTGAAAACGGTAGCCGAATGTCTGGGTGGTAACTTTGAACGGATTGAAGGCACCATCGATCTGATGCCGCACGATCTCGTTTACTACACCTATATTGCCGAAAATGGTAAACCAGGCGTGAGTTCAGGACCGGTTCTGAAACATGGCGATGAACTCTCTATCTTCTTTTTCAATGAGATTAACCGAGCACGGCCACAAGTCCACTCTTTATTATTAAGAATCATGGCTGAACGCAGCGTGCATGCATTTAACCAAACACACTATTTCCCTCATTTGCAGGTGTTTGCTGACCGTAATCGTATTGAAAAAGATGAAACCTTTGAGCTGCCTGCAGCGGCACGTGACCGTTTTATGATGGAACTGCATGTCGAGCAGCCAAAGTCAGAAACACAACTGAAAGATCTGATGTTCAATCCTCGTTTTCATGATGCTGACAAACTGGTTGACTCTGCTGATAAAGCAGTCGTACCGTTTCAGCAGTTGAATGATATTGCGGTTGCCATTCAAGAGCATGTTCACACCAGTGAAAAAGTGCAGGACTATGGCTATCATCTTTGCCGCGCTCTGCGTGAACCGGCTGAATATGGCATTCAAATCACCGATGTGGATACCAACAATATGATCCGTGGTGGTATGGGACCACGCGGTATTAGTTATCTGGCTCGTGGAGCCAAAGTTAATGCTTGGCTGAATGGGCGTGATGCGCTTTTGCCAGAAGATTTCCATATGATCATCCGGCAGATAGCCAAACATCGATTATTCCTGAACCCTGTCTATGACTATAACCGTGATGATATTGTTGAATCACTTATCACGGCAGCGTTGAATACCATTCAATCGCCATGAATCAAACCTTTGATTACAAAACCACTGGCTTGATCAGTGGCTTGATGCTGGGCTCTCATAAAAGCCGGCAGCGTGGTACAGGATCGGATTTCTATAAGAAATCATTATTTTTAGATGAACCAGATACGTCACGTTTGGATTTAAATGCCAGCCTGACTGATCCGTTTGAGTCCCTGCATGTCAAAAGTTACCGACAACGCAGCAAAATCGATGTGATATTACTTATCGATGGCTCATCCTCGATGCTTTATGGCGAGAAAGCGACCTTAATGCATCACGTGTATGAGAGCACCAAAGCCTCTGTCGAGGCCGCTAATGACCGTTTTTCATGTTATCTGCTCAAAGAAAAACTGATTAAGCTGGGTGATGCGGATGCTCTGACCACAGAATTAACTAACCTCCAGCCCGAGTCTAATCAGGCTGAAGCCACTCAACAAGTTTTTCCGATCTTGCCTGGCAAGCCGGCACTGGTATTTTTAGTCTCTGATTTTCACTGGCCGGAAACACAATTGCAGTCATTGCTGACTGTATTGTCAGCCCATTTGGTGGTGCCTATGGTGTTATGGCAATCCAAAGAATTTCTCGACTTTCCATTATGGCGATTTGTCGAGTTGACTGATCTTGAAACAGGAGCCAGTTCTCTAGTATTTATCACCCGCGATCAAAAACAAAAAATTCAGCAGCAATATGACGATCGTAAAACCTATCTCACACAACAGTTTCGTCGATTTAATCAACATCCCTTTTGGTTGATTGATCACTATGATGCCAGACAAATGAGTCGATACTTTTCGATGCAGTAGGAACCATTATGAAGTTTTTTAACACCATTTCACTGCTTTTAGGCTTATTTCTGCTTTCTGCTATCTGCTCTGCAAAGCCTCATATTCCAGGCCAACTTATCAAAATGGATCAAGGACGAAGTTACGGCTTGGTGGTTGGCGATATCATTGAACATCAATATCTGATCGCTATCGATACAGCGTATTCTCTGTCACCCTCATCTCTTCCCGTTGAGGGTGAATTAACCTACTGGCTTGATTTGAATAGCGTCGATATGACCTCCGATCAACGGGGAGCAAAAAAGCTCTATCATCTTACCCTTCGCTATCAAACTTTTTACGCGCCACTTGATGTCCGTAAACTACTTATTCCTGAACAACAGTTAGTATTCACTGACAATTCAAATCAACGGTTTGAAATATCACTACCCGAATGGTACTTCACTATGTCGCCAATAAAAGAAGTTGTTTCAAGTGGTGTGGGTAATGATGATGGTAGTCATGGTTTTATGAAGCCCGATATCGCCCCCAGAACGCATTCACTTTCACGCTATCAATCGCCCATCATCATTTATGCCAGTTTATCTGTGATAGCTTTGCTTATCTGGGCAGCGCTCGCAGGGTTATTACCCAAGTTGAGTACTTCACCTTTTCACAAGGCTAAGCGTCAAATCAAACGCATCAAACGCCAAAAAAATATAACGTCTGAACAGGTGCAACAGGGCATGCAAGCCATGCATGATGCGTTGAATACGCGGGCCAAACAGACCTTGTTTGCCTCACAAATTGATGACTTTATTCATCGACACCCACAATTTAATGAAAGTCGTGGGCAAATTGAAGATTTCTTTCAGCAATCAAGAAGCGTTTTTTTCTTTGATAAAGAAGCTAAACCCACTATCTTGATGGATTGTATCCGTCTATGCGACAGACTCGCGGCCGCTGATAAAGTCGTGCAGAGTAACTCATGAATCTTGCTTTTCATCTGCCCTGGCTGCTGGTTTTATTGCCACTCAGCTTATTACCTTTTTTTAACAGTTTGTTTGACCGGCATGCGACGCCCAGCAGACAGCTGATCAAGCTGAATCCACTCACTATCTGGCTAAATCGCTTAATAAAGCTCTCTGCCGCTTTTGCTATAGCGTCAGTCATTATTGGACTTGCGGGTTTACAAAGCCTAGAGCAAACGGTGACACGAACAGGAAAAGGGGCACATATTGTGTTTGTGCTGGATCGAAGTGCCAGCATGAATGAGACCTTTGGTGGTCAGACACCTGATGAAAATGAGCAGTCAAAAGCTCAGGCTGCCAGACGTTTATTATCGGAATTTGTTAATCGTCGTCCACATGATTTGTTTGGGGTAGCCGGTTTTAGTACACAGCCTTTTTATATCAGCCCATTAACTGAACATAAAAGCGCGATTCAGGCCGCAATCAATAGTCTGGAAACACCTGGATTAGCGTTTACCAACGTCGCTAAGGGCCTTGGAATGGGGCTAAGCTACTTTAAAGACCAACCCCATACTGGCTCTCGCGTGATTGTCTTAGTCTCTGATGGGGCGGCAACGTTAGATCATCGAGCCCAGAAAACCCTAAGGGAATGGTTTGAACGTTATCGAGTCAGCTTGTATTGGTTCTTTTTACGTACAGAAAACGGACAAGGCATCTTTACCGAGCCAAAATCACATCGTGATGATAATCCCAGAGTCATGCCTGAACGCCATTTACATAAGTTTTTCAATACGTTATCTGTGTCCTATCACGCATATGAAGTCGATACCGCCGAATCACTTCAGGCTGCCATTGCAGAGCTGGATGAATTGGAAAGTTTACCTTTGATTTATCAGGAAAAACTACCAAAACAAAGTCTGGCAGCTTGGTGTTATGGCTTTGCCTTATTTTTTGTATTACTTCTCGTTGCAGTGAAATTTTTGGAGAAACGCTCATGATGTTGCGTCGTCGTTATATACAACATCTTATGCTGGTCATTAGTTTAATTTTTCTCAGTTTACTGAGTCTGCAAATATTGGAAAGACAGCATCAAAAAGAGATTAACGAGGCCATACAACTTTTACAGTCTCCTCGCTTGGTAGAGATGAATGAAATTGATCTGACAGAGCCTGAATTACAGTTTGCCTATGCCCATCATTTGCAACAGCGAGGCATGTTTGAAGACGCGGTTGATGCCTATGGTAAAGCCGAACGTATGAGCTCTCCTGCCATGCTGAAACTGGTTTATTACAATATGGGGAATCTCTATCTAGAGCAGGCGATTGAGACAGCAGAGAAGATGGGAATTGATCGTGCCACAGCACTGGCCGATGTTGCTAAAGATCTCTATAAATCAGCATTAAAAAATGATCCTGAGTTCTGGGCAGCAAAATACAACTATGAAGCAGCGCAGCGACTTTCTCGTGATTTACCTCTTGGTGATTTACAAGAGTCAGGTGAAGCACAAGAAAGCTCCGAAGAATTATGGTCAGCCATGCCTGGCTTCCCCCTAGGTTTGCCTTAGGTTGTTGTTATGAAGCGCTTATATGCATTGATAGCCTCTGCAATATTATTGCTTATCGCTATTGTTCTGCCGCCCTTGCCCTTCACCGTGAAAAGCTATGACTTTGTGTTTGTGCTTGATATCACGCGTAGCATGAATGTGCAGGATTATTCCGATAAACAGGGGGCGCTATCAGTCGCTTAGAAAAAGCCAAAGTGGCCATGCTTCAGGCTGCCAGAAGTTTGCCATGTGGCTCAAAAGTAGGCTTAGCTGTGTTCACCGAACGTGTTCCTGCGCTGCTCTATTCACCTATCGAAGTCTGTAATGATTATCCGGTACTTGAGGCAAGTATTGATGCACTTGACTGGCGTATGGCATGGGTCGCTGACAGCAATATCGGACAAGCCCTATATAACACTCGTGAGCTGATGATGAATGACGTTCTTGCAGGAAGTAAGCTGGTGTTTTTCACCGATGGTCATGAAGCACCACCCGTGAATCCACGCTATGCCCCCGATTTCAGTTACCTGGATACCGAAGAGCAAAAAGAAAATTGGAAAGCCGGCATCATCATTGGTGTTGGCGAACTTGGCTTGAGTAAAATTCCGAAATTTGATGAAGACGGTGTGCAGATTGGCTTCTATACCGCTGAAGATGTACCTCATGCCTCTCGCTTTGGTTTGCCAGAAGACCCAAGTAAAGTAGAAGGATATATCCCTCGTAATGGCCCTTGGGGAACAGCCAAAGTGGTCGGTACTGAACACATGTCCAGCCTCAAACAAGACTATTTAATGGACCTGGCTCAGCAAAATCACATGCTTTATCATCATCTGGAAAACAATGCCGCGCTGGCTAAAGCCCTGCAAAAAAATGACTTTGCTTATGAAGCCAAACAACCCACTCAGTTCAACAATATAGCAGCCGCCCTGGCCTTATTCCTGCTTCTGTATTGCTATCAACCTTTCAGAAAGAAATGGGCTGTATAATTTAACTAAGCTACCAAAGCTCCAGTCTTAAAGTTAAGTATATTCAGCCAAAATTCAAACTGTCTCGCTGCTTATTCTTAATTTTTGTATTCTGTTTCGTCTGCCCTAATAAATCTATACATGGCTAACGTAGATCCGATCAGAAGCGCCTGTAGGGTTGAGTCGCACGAGGAATTCATCTCCCCTATTAGACAATAGGGGCCCAGCAGCCAATTTCTTTTTTTATGTTGCTAGAGTCAAGCAAGAAACTCAGAAAGTGAAGAGCTGAAAGCAAGTGCTAGAAAACAAAACTTTAGACGAAAAAAAACCGGAGTAGAACTCCGGCTTTTTTGAATCTTTGGTGGCTATACCTAGATTCGAACTAGGGACCCCATCATTATGAGTGATGTGCTCTAACCAGCTGAGCTATATAGCCATATGAAGCGCGAAATAATACGATATAAATGCTTAAGTTTCAAGTGAAAATATCATATTTATAACCAGTCACTCAGCTGGATACCAAAACCAATGCTATTGGAGTGTGCGTCATAGTCAATCAGGCTTTCACCATAGCCATTAAACCATTGCACATAACCCTTTACGCGGTCGGTAAGCGGGAAACTCCAGCCCAATTGAACGGCACCATAGTTATCATCAAAATTGAGGTTATTCCGCAGCAAAATATCAAAGCTGTGGTTATCCATTTTATATACAGCGCCAAATTCAAAGTTACCCATATATTCTTCGATATCAGGATTGTCATCATCACTACTGCTATCCGGAATACGCCACCATGGTTTGAATGAGTAATACCAGTCATTGTGCTCAAACACAAAGTCGGTATAGACCCGGTTCCAGCTGCGTGACAATGTACCTGCCTGACCGTTTGACTGGTGCACAACACCCGTCCGAATAAGCGAGTTTTTTATACCGAATAATTCATAATTTGTTTTAAACGATAGCCAGGCTTCTGGTTCATGATCTGATTCACGGAAAGGCGATGAGCTGTTTTTATTAAACTGTTGCCAGAATGAGCGATTGGTATAGGCCACATAGGCATCTGCCCGACCATTGAATAGGTCATAGGCAACAGGTAGTTTCAAACTGATTTGAAACTTGGTTTCCCAGGGTTGTAAGTGAATATTGTCACCCGGATAAGCGGTTTCAAAAGGCGCTTCATTCGGCGACGCCATATTATTACTTAAAATAATGTAATTTGGCTTGTGGGGTAATAATACAAACGGATTTTTGGCTTCTTTCTTTTCCAAAAACAAACGGCGAGTGATCGCAGACTTATCTTCTGTCTCTACACCCGATTCTGTCACTTTGATATCCATAGGCTCAGGTTTAGGTGAGGCTTCTTCGAGTGCTTGTTGAGTGATACTTGATTCACAAAACTGTCTGATATCGCCAACCGGCATGCTATCGTCAGCAGTAGCTAATTGGGTGAGCAAGCATTGATTTAACTTATCATCGGCAATGACCATGGGCATATAGCCAACAGTCAGCATTGATAAAAGAAACGAGAGTGATGCCGTCTTCATGGCTTGCCTTTAAAAAGTGAACAACAATTCACGACATCATAGCTCAGAACGCTAAACGTTGAAGCGGAAATGCATGACATCACCGTCTTTGATGACATACTCTTTCCCTTCCAGACGCCATTTACCTGCATCTTTAGCGCCTTGCTCTCCGTTGAATTGCACAAAGTCATCATAACTAATAACTTCAGCACGGATAAAACCTTTCTGGAAGTCAGTATGAATAACGCCAGCGCCTTCTGGTGCTGTCGCGCCCACTTTCACTGTCCAGGCACGAACTTCTTTTACACCCGCAGTAAAATATGTATGCAAACCAAGCAATTCATATCCGGCACGGATGACACGATTCAGGCCAGGCTCGTCTTGTCCGATCTCACTTAAGAACTCGACTTTTTCATCGTCTTCCAGTCCAGCAATTTCTGACTCAATCGCCGCACAGATAACCACTACATTGGCGCTTTCTTGTTCTGCCAATTGTTTCACCGCATCCAATGCCGGATTATTTTCAAACCCATCTTCAGAGACGTTAGCGATATACATGGTCGGTTTGATCGTCAGCAGGTGTAAGTCACGAATCAAGGCTAGTTGATCTTTATCCAAGCCCATAGCGCGGACAGGTTTACCACCATCTAACTCCTCACGCATTTGTGTGAGTAACTCTAATCTTGCTTTCGCCGTTTTATCGCCACTTTTTGCGTCACGTGTGGTTTTAGTGATGGCTTTCTCAACACTTTCTAAATCAGCCAAGGCTAATTCCGTGTTAATTACTTCGATATCATCCAGTGGTGAGACTTTGCCAGATACATGGACGATATTGTCATCTTCAAAACAACGTACCACGTGGGCAATCGCATCCGTTTCACGGATATTGGCGAGGAATTTATTACCTAAACCTTCACCTTTTGAAGCACCAGCAACTAAGCCAGCAATATCAACGAATTCCATGGTGGTTGGCAAAACCCGTTCAGGACTGACAATCGCAGCCAGCTTATCCATTCGAGGGTCAGGGACTGGGACGATGCCAACATTCGGTTCAATGGTACAAAAAGGATAGTTCTGCGCATCGATACCGGCTTCAGTCAATGCATTAAACAAGGTTGATTTGCCAACATTAGGTAAACCGACGATACCGCACTTAAATCCCATGAGAAATCCTATTGTGAATGTAGCCAGTTCATAGCCTTATCCATATTTCCGGATAACACCTCTGGCAAAATACGTAAAACATTATCGATGGCTTGCTC of Methylophaga marina contains these proteins:
- a CDS encoding PQQ-binding-like beta-propeller repeat protein, which encodes MGHRSRDVCPSAMGFHNQGFDSYDPKRELFYLGINHLCMDWEPFMLPYRAGQFFVGANVWTYPGPKGDRQNGIGSGQVKAYNAITGDFAWEKMEKFSVWGGTMATEGGLVFYGTLDGFIKARDADNGKLLWKFKLPSGAIGHPMTYTHEGTQYVAINYGVGGWPAVGLVFDLNDPSAGLGAVGAFKELAKNTQMGGGVMVFALDGKSPYDDVSLGEYGM
- a CDS encoding response regulator transcription factor; its protein translation is MSKTTILLIDDHAILRDGYQHLLNSSGFHVIDQASNSEEGYRLYVTHKPDVCIIDISMPGAGGLECIRRIIARDPQAKILVCTMHDDSTLAMRAMDMGARGYITKSCPSSVLIEAVKTIANRGHYLSTEIARSIAMEKLIHADQKVHSLSHQEFAVFRMVAEGKSINEMADNLALAPKTVSNYKTNMMRKLGTNNLAEIIFLAQKTGLITTPPN
- the moxJ gene encoding methanol oxidation system protein MoxJ → MMKRSVKKAKSGRMLPSFLALILGSGLAFNAQANTSTLKVCAASDELPYSNKQQEGFENELAKILADTMDRELEFVWSDRAAIFLVTEKLLKNQCDVVMGVDKGDPRVATSDPYYKSGYAFIYPADKGLDIENWQSPALKDMSKFAIVPGSPSEVMLREIDKYEGNFNYTMSLIGFKSRRNQYVRYAPDLLISEVVSGKADIAHIWAPEAARYVKSASVPLKMVVSEEIAPTHDGEGVRQQFEQAIAVRSDDKELLKEINTALHKADPKIKAVLKDEGIPLL
- a CDS encoding PQQ-binding-like beta-propeller repeat protein, which produces MREMHHSRWSKIGTALAVSSALGLMSSMSVANDKLVELSKSNENWVMQGKDFSGTHYSTAKQINKDNVKKLRPSWSFSTGVLNGHEGAPLVVDGTMFIHTPFPNNTFAIDLDEPGVIKWEHKPKQDPAARAVACCDVVNRGLAYWPGDDKAPAMIVKSLLDGHVVALNAETGEEYWKVENGDISVGQTETAAPFVAKDLVIQGSSGAELGVRGYVTAYDIHTGEMVWRWYATGPDADVGLDKDFNKHNPHYGQKGLGTSTWEDNAWKIGGGTNWGWYAYDPDLDMFYYGSGNPAPWNETMRPGDNKWTMTIWGRDLETGLAKFGYQKTPHDEWDYAGVNVMMLSEQKDKNGKMRKLLTHPDRNGIVYTLDRETGDLVSANKMDDTANWVKKLT
- the moxG gene encoding cytochrome c(L), periplasmic, which produces MTNKTFLPKKIRGIALLTVSVLSVAMIPVAQSQLVFRNTVTGDVLDLSFGKKGEKTEAVEHFLNTGENLYNTDEEAIKSGESLFMTACSGCHGHHAEGKLGPALGDDYYTYPKNAHDKGLFETIYGGARSMMGPQYNNLTKDEILHIMAWVRSVYWGSADKAEWLTEEQKANFEPAEVPEDFKEAMDNFNKTHH
- a CDS encoding AAA family ATPase; the encoded protein is MNQLSNTSTIAMSDWHALIRQMETSINNTILGQEHIVRLMTIATLSRGHILLEGDVGVGKTTLLKTVAECLGGNFERIEGTIDLMPHDLVYYTYIAENGKPGVSSGPVLKHGDELSIFFFNEINRARPQVHSLLLRIMAERSVHAFNQTHYFPHLQVFADRNRIEKDETFELPAAARDRFMMELHVEQPKSETQLKDLMFNPRFHDADKLVDSADKAVVPFQQLNDIAVAIQEHVHTSEKVQDYGYHLCRALREPAEYGIQITDVDTNNMIRGGMGPRGISYLARGAKVNAWLNGRDALLPEDFHMIIRQIAKHRLFLNPVYDYNRDDIVESLITAALNTIQSP
- a CDS encoding vWA domain-containing protein gives rise to the protein MNLAFHLPWLLVLLPLSLLPFFNSLFDRHATPSRQLIKLNPLTIWLNRLIKLSAAFAIASVIIGLAGLQSLEQTVTRTGKGAHIVFVLDRSASMNETFGGQTPDENEQSKAQAARRLLSEFVNRRPHDLFGVAGFSTQPFYISPLTEHKSAIQAAINSLETPGLAFTNVAKGLGMGLSYFKDQPHTGSRVIVLVSDGAATLDHRAQKTLREWFERYRVSLYWFFLRTENGQGIFTEPKSHRDDNPRVMPERHLHKFFNTLSVSYHAYEVDTAESLQAAIAELDELESLPLIYQEKLPKQSLAAWCYGFALFFVLLLVAVKFLEKRS
- a CDS encoding methanol dehydrogenase, coding for MKLKTIAVTCSALMMLSGASAVMAYDGTKCKAPGDCWEAKPGFPDKIKGSKYDPKHSEKELNKQDAALKAMEKRNAERVEQFKKTGKWVY
- a CDS encoding MxaK protein, which encodes MMLRRRYIQHLMLVISLIFLSLLSLQILERQHQKEINEAIQLLQSPRLVEMNEIDLTEPELQFAYAHHLQQRGMFEDAVDAYGKAERMSSPAMLKLVYYNMGNLYLEQAIETAEKMGIDRATALADVAKDLYKSALKNDPEFWAAKYNYEAAQRLSRDLPLGDLQESGEAQESSEELWSAMPGFPLGLP